catacaAGCATACCTGTAGTAGTAGACTCGACGTTGCTTGTAAAACCGGCATCTTTACAAGGTAGCAGTCAATATTTTTACAGCAGAGGTATATATCCAAAAGAATAAACCAATGGGAGTAGAGAATGCTGACTGAGAGTTACTCCTCATCGTCCAGCCCCGGGATGAACAGCAGACTAACATCGAAGATCACCGGGCTGTTGGCAGCGACACGTGGCCTTCCCGGAGCTGAAGTCAGCCCTTTGGGGAATGCTAGCTGATCAAAACACAATGCACCTTCTGCTATCAGCATAAACTCACACAACTTTTTCTCCAGAATTTGATGTCAAAAATTCTATTTCAAGTTGAATATCTCAAGAGTTTTACCAATTCTTATGCATGAAGGGATGCTAGAAATGAAGACAATTTGGTGAAGCAGAGAGACAGTTTATAGATTCTTACCGGTCCGGGGATGTAGAGTCGACGTTTGCCTCCAACTTTCATGCTGAGAATCCCCTCATCTAACCCCTTGATCACCTATACATGATGTTTCACTTCAAAATATCAGATAAAGAAAGTAAAAGTTTTAAATTTGATTATCAGATTTTCTCTGAGACTAAATTAGGTGAATAGCTAAACTTCTTAGAGTCTCACCTGACCAGAGCCGACCCGGAAAATGTAAACCTGACCTTTCTCCAGTGAACTAGGAACATCGAAAAAAGACAAAGAAAGTGCATTAGGACAATGCTTTACACAAGTTTTTGCATGCCATAACCAGTACCTGTCAAATATTTGGCCAGAAGGAACCATGGCAACATAATTTGCAGCTACCTGTTGAAAAGAAAATACAAGAAAAACGGAGAAATGTGAGGAATTTTACTTCTTTACCTTTGTCTCGAACTAAgtttttcatttatcaaatcttggTGAAAAGTTGTGAGCACAAATTATACCAGTTAGGAAAATAAAGTTATATCACTGCATCGATTCCTTTATCAACAAAACTCTTATCCCGGTTTcctaaaaacacaaaaacaaagaTATTTCAGTACATACCTGAAATCCAATAGGAGGACTAGGTCCACTACCAATTTGTATATCCTTGTATTGCAAGCCCGACTCAGTCGTTACCATAGGGACCTTCAGCATCAGATCCAGAATGCTTAGCGATATAATCTTACTTCAAAGTTTGAAAAGATTGAGGGGAAGAGACTAATGAGTTGTCTTTCTGATCGCACAAAATTATCCTGCTCGATCTGTGAGCTTGTTTTAAACACGGAATATAAAAGCAGAGATGGAAAGCTGCCATCTAAAAGGCTGATAATTTGCTTCAGATCATTTTCTTGTTGACAACGTGCCAAGGGtcgaactcaagagaactagaTATGGCAGCAGAGTAAGCTCTAACAGTGAGAGGAGAAGCATATCCCATCTCTCAAAATGCAGAATATATACAATGATTacaaaaacaataataatttgATCGTATCTAAAGGAGATGGCATGGTTGATGCAAATCATCATTAGAGActccaaaaaaaggaaaatgatgaTAAAAGTATAGGAAGCTATGTAGTCTCACCATACATTTTCAAGCTCTTTCTCGCACGCATCGTCACATAGCTTCGGCTTATCCTCAGGGGGCAATCCAGCTGCTTCAGCCAAAGTAGCACCGCCCACGAGTCCTAAAAGCCCAACTCCGACATTCATCAGGCGTCTCCGGTTCATGACAGCACACTCATCTTGTAACCTAGGTTCTGAAGCTAAGGCACCAACTCTGATTTTGTGTGCTCTTTGGTGACTGAAGGCATTACCCTTTCCAAATATACAACCTAATCTCACACAAATACCTCAAATTTTTGTAATTAGATATAACACCAACAGCAAATCAAAGGCACAAATAGCTTAATTAAACTCCTCACCTCACCAAAAAATGTGAATTATAATCTAAAGCCTGTTTCAAATGATATCCTTAATCATATTTATCCTTGacatttcaaatatttttcaaacTATGCAATAAATTCATCATCTTAGCCTGCTTCAGAAAATTGCCCATTTAAAATGATTATCAGTGATTTTTATACAGTAATCGAATCACATCCTTTGTAACTCAGCTCAATCAAGGCTTAGCAGAAGAACAAAATGAAGATAATTAAGAAATGCAGAATTAATTAGGTACCGAGTGGGAGTAGCAAAGAGAGTGATGCCATTTCCTTTTCGTTCTGCAAATGGTGGTGAATTATCAGTCGTTTGAATCTGTGGATAACAGATAACGAACATTTTGATTTTGAGAGATGATGTTGCTGCATTTACGATAATACCCTCCGCTCTGTTTAAATGCGGGAATAAATTAGGTAATCTTaaacttaaaatatttttgCGGCAAAAAATTACTACTGAAAATATTATTGATAATGAATTATAGccaattattaatttatagtaattgAGAGTAGTTAAAGTTGTTGAGTATTGATTAAAATGTTAATGGTTTATTAAATAATGAAGAATGGGTCATTTGgttaatcataatttttttcaaataagtTGCGAAGTTTGTAATATCccatttgaccaaattttattcggtctaagagcatctccgaccattacactaaactcaaatccattttagtgtaaatatcacactaaatattgattttgctccaaccatttacactatatattttatataaattacacactaaaccCATGACACTTTGTC
This sequence is a window from Salvia splendens isolate huo1 chromosome 5, SspV2, whole genome shotgun sequence. Protein-coding genes within it:
- the LOC121805872 gene encoding peptidyl-prolyl cis-trans isomerase FKBP16-3, chloroplastic-like isoform X1, producing the protein MASLSLLLPLGICVRLGCIFGKGNAFSHQRAHKIRVGALASEPRLQDECAVMNRRRLMNVGVGLLGLVGGATLAEAAGLPPEDKPKLCDDACEKELENVPMVTTESGLQYKDIQIGSGPSPPIGFQVAANYVAMVPSGQIFDSSLEKGQVYIFRVGSGQVIKGLDEGILSMKVGGKRRLYIPGPLAFPKGLTSMLVCCSSRGWTMRSNSQSAFSTPIGLFFWIYTSAVKILTATL
- the LOC121805872 gene encoding peptidyl-prolyl cis-trans isomerase FKBP16-3, chloroplastic-like isoform X2 yields the protein MASLSLLLPLGCIFGKGNAFSHQRAHKIRVGALASEPRLQDECAVMNRRRLMNVGVGLLGLVGGATLAEAAGLPPEDKPKLCDDACEKELENVPMVTTESGLQYKDIQIGSGPSPPIGFQVAANYVAMVPSGQIFDSSLEKGQVYIFRVGSGQVIKGLDEGILSMKVGGKRRLYIPGPLAFPKGLTSMLVCCSSRGWTMRSNSQSAFSTPIGLFFWIYTSAVKILTATL
- the LOC121805872 gene encoding peptidyl-prolyl cis-trans isomerase FKBP16-3, chloroplastic-like isoform X3 is translated as MASLSLLLPLGICVRLGCIFGKGNAFSHQRAHKIRVGALASEPRLQDECAVMNRRRLMNVGVGLLGLVGGATLAEAAGLPPEDKPKLCDDACEKELENVPMVTTESGLQYKDIQIGSGPSPPIGFQVAANYVAMVPSGQIFDSSLEKGQVYIFRVGSGQVIKGLDEGILSMKVGGKRRLYIPGPLAFPKGLTSAPGRPRVAANSPVIFDVSLLFIPGLDDEE